The sequence ttgaattttggaaaattcaattttagttttaatcaaattttatgaaaatttaagaaaaatgaatttaaaaatgaaaatttggaaaaacccAATTTAGTGGGTTTCTCCATCTTTTGACACTCATAATTCCACTTTTATTTCCACTCAAATCTTTATGGGTTTGGTGTCATTCTTCTATGCAATTTGATGGCACTAAATAGGTTGAATAAAATTTAGTTGATTTAGTTGAGATAAGGGTCATGCAAAGTGATTTTTGCTGAGAATTTTCTATTGacgaagggttcttcaacttcAGCTAAAAAGAGTGTCTTCTCCTTCAAAATTTCCTAAATTCCGttcattttgagtcccacaacacAATATAAGATccaaagagaatagtagggaagaacTTTTGATGGTCTACACCTTGTActtgaggagattggagctaaaTTTGATGTTCAAAGTCATCAAATGTGAATCTTTTTTTAAACCCTCTTTTTATTTGATGGACATACTTAATttgatgctaaaattgatgaattagaatgtttaatgaTCCTGAATTCTTTCGCTGACTACTTGCTAATTCCAACATGTATGCCTCCATATACAGTTCAACACTCATTAGAtagcctaggatgttagtttttTGATTTAAGATAATTAGAGGACAAAACACATGCAAcataatcaataacatttattgaaataatatcgataattctttattgatgacagtcaattatttatatttactatctatgaaTTTTAatgcataaaacccaacaccccAATAAATAATGAAACTCTAAATTAAAGATGTCCATCTCTATCGGAGTAAACACAACAAATTGGGACTATAACAAATTCAAAATGTTCATCTTTATTAAGGAGGTGATACGGTAAATTTAAGACACACACTACTTTGCACGAGACTGTACAAGTTGGATGCATACtttgttaaaaaagaaattcaacATTATCTTTGCTCTCTTAAGTAAAGAAGCTTGAAGTGTTGGCGTCGCTTGCTTCAAGTTCAAGGCATTAGTCACCTAAAGTTTGacacttcatcttcaagtatAAAGGTTCTACAAAAATCAAGTTCAAAGGCTCTACAATGCTTCTACAAAATCAAGTTCGGAGGCTTCATTGATGCCTTCTCAAAATCAGGTTTGGACGTTTCATTGATTGTCACACCTCCTCTCAAGTTTACCTCTTTCATTCGAAAGGAGGTTTGAAGACAACAAATAccacctaggatgttagtttattggatttagggttattaagacaaaacacatacaacacaatcaataacacttattgaataacatcgataactctttattgatgtatttacatttactatttaagaGTTTTgggtataaaacccaacaaactggtagatatgaactcttgttcacgagggattatcCTCAATACTAggaaacttagtcttaatctcaAGTGTATTATAAACttcctgttcacgagggattatcTCTTAATCTCAAGTGTATTATAAACttcctgttcacgagggattatcttttgatttgtatgggtgagagtagtcagttcactgactcaatatgcctaccattttggggacaaaaccGAGTggaagttgggaacataatagtACAAGATGAATTTCGCTTCTTCCTGActatagggtaagtagatgagtgttctttTAAAtggtgtctccgggacttgaacaaaaagCCCTACCATCTCATTGGCCCTAGAGGgatttttgtttaatggttgaACCATGTGAAATTTTTCTAGGAAAAATCATGGAAAGTTGGGGGAAGCAAACTCatctttgtttttccttttctttttttcccctcccTTTTCTATAGTTCACATGAAATCAAGGTTCAAAATATCGATGTCAATAGAAAATCGAGGTTccgattttatgaaaatattgatgGAATATCGAGATCGATGAAATTTTTGGAGAACTTTATGAAAATTGGTGGAGATTGATGAATATTGTTGTAATTAGTCAATGAAACTTTGATTATGAtagaattaaactataattgACCATTTTTAGTCATCATTTCTACCAAATGAgacaatatttagatttatattgtAAAATATTCGTGCAAATATCCATGCGAGAgcaaaaacttaaaaaagaaatgaaaaatatttacaaaacaatatcaaatattgaaaattaatcacAAAATTAAAGAACATGAAATATTTGCATATAAAATGATTgcaaattgtttattatgaattaaagtagatacaaaaatgaaaaaaaaaatcatagcattaaactaatataacataacaaagaaaaactatAACATTAAATATAAGAGAGATGTAGAAAGCATAACATTAAACATAACACAATAtaatagaaaagaaagaagaaaaagaaaactttagaagtagatagagcttgagagaaaatgagaggaatATTAAAGAACTCACATCGATTGAAGTTTGAGGTGATATGACATAAAAATTCAATGGAATATCTTTGAATGAAAATGTGTAGtttcttgaaaattaaaagaaaaaaaaagttagtaaaggagaaaaagctTCCATTGAGCTAAcgtaactaattaaaaaaatccgaaatttcgatgaaaatttcaaattttcgaaaaatttctcaagaaattaggaaaaaatagaaatttccCCTACTGAAATTTCAAGCTTATCGAAATCTTGAAATTTGATTTCgaccaaaattttaaactattcatgaaaccctaaaaatatctcctttttttcttttacttttttccaattttgtttgtttttttttttttctaatttctttaacATACATTCAACTTTACCAAATCTACTTGACCTTAATATCTTTTACTTTAAACTTGTCATCcactaaaatatttcaaaattaactaagCAATATGCCAAATATAACCAAATACTATGAAGTAGAAAAGTAGGTCTTATATTTGTAGTGGGAAAGATTGCATTAAAGACAAGAAATCTCATACACGGAGGGGAATTGAAGTGATCTTCACTAATACATGCTTACTTAGGAGAACTTAAGTTCTATTGGAATgagtctcacatctagaggAAGCCTAGATGTTCATTGAGTTAGGCTTTACGTGTCACTATAAATGTCTTTACCAATAACACCGTTGTAAAAGTTTGACTCTTCAATATTAGTGAATTATCTTTTCCTGATTTATCACTGAATTGAGTTACCGATCTCTGcgtgtaattttatttattttactggTTGTTATTTTATTGTTGTTATGATAAGTGCTTAAACATCAACTTTGATAATTGTGATCTAATTGTCAAGTCATCCTAACATTTCAGATTTAGTTGAACAATTATTAATGATTctcaaacaaaatattaaagaaagGTTAAAATGAATTACTTACACATATTTAGAGTTCCAACTTaaggattttaatttattcaacTTGTTGGATTTCATAAAAAGTGTacataaagaaaagaaaaatctaagACCTCCCACTAAGACAATAGGTAACTGCTCCACTTTTTAGATCTTATATCATAAGAGAAATTACAATATCAAtagtctttaaaaaaaaaaaatgcctcTTGTATATATTCCATTAATATTCTCACACTTTTCTTCCACTATCCATTTGAATTATTCTCATGAGacataaattaatcaaataattaacaatTACTCATGATTGATTTCGAAATAATATCCCCCTAGTCCATTAATACTCCAACATTTTCCTCCAATAATCCATTTCAATCATTTTCATGATTATCTCCAAAAAGATTACAAATATTCTCATGATTGATTTCAAAATGACTTCGCCGTAGTCAAATATTACAATCTACAAAATCTTCCATCAaacaacaaaatgaaaaatcattAAGTTTCAATGTATTGTAAGTTTGCTGCACAAACTAGCTGCTATAAAATTcaaggatcaagttcaaattATTTGCAAACTTGAGTATAGACCAGGTTTACAttggttaaaaaataataaatgaatgtaAATCTAAAAAATGAGTCCCAACAAATGATACATGAGATTTATTGTTCAATCtgcaattaaaaaagaaattgattgaCCAATGGAGCGTATTTAATTTGTGAATCGTTTAAAGATTCAAATCTCTACGAGATCATagatctttaaaaaaaattttttttttttttttggcaagtTTGAGGCCAACAATTACTCAAATTCAAAGTGTACACTTGTTTTTGATAAACATAAATTCACACcaacaaagaaaacaaaaattacagtTTAGCCCAGAAATAATAAGAAAGCTCAGCTAGATCTCAAAATTCAGAGTATTCCATATGTTGCTCCAAAATTTACATTTAAAGTCAAATAAGAAGCTAAACAAGCCAAGCATTACAAAATTTGTCTATTATGTTCATTCAAACTTAAAAATACTTTCACATCACCACCCCAAAAAAGAAGGGGGGGAAAATCTCATTTTAAGGCTTACAACTAATGACTTCATACTTTCTTTTTCTCTGTTTTTAAATCTCTGagtttttttaaacaacaatGAACCAAAAACACAGAAACAGCAAATGGGGGAAGTTCCCAATAACACCCAAATCAACATttatacaaaaaataataacaagatCAAAGAACTTTTATCACTTGCACTCCATCATCATGTGAATTAATTGCTATTGAGGAACCTAGGTTTCTTCAACGAACGTATGATCGGCGATGGTTGTAACGAGGGCGGAGATCGTTGCAGAAATCCTTGGCAATGGTCAAATGCTGTCACCGACGGCACCAGAGACCCCAGACACAAAGGGTTGTGATCATGATCAAGATGGAGCTTCCTTTTTAAACCAATTTTCTTTCCTCCATTTTCTCCTTCCATAATGAAATCTTTCAATCGTTTCACATCAGACAATTTCACAGGCTTCACTATGAATTCTTCAGCCCCTTCCTTCAAGCAactatcagaaagaagaaaccatATTTCAGCTTAAAACTAACCATTCCGggtacatgggttgggttgagagATTTTTTATGATTAGATCGGCACAATCATCATAAAaggttataatatttataagttacatatatttatttaataaaaaccaacccaaaaaaatattaaaaattaaaactaacacTATCCAGTCAACTTTTACAATTTGGGTTGAGTAGTTCAGATAGTTCAAGTTGACCGGTCATTCAAACACCCCTATTAACCATGATAAAACAAATCCAAAAACAAGAGGGAAGGGGGAGATTTATACCTATCTATTCGAGCCAAAATATTCTCTGATGACATTATCACAACAGGAATCTCCCTGAAAGCTGATGATTCCTGGTTCATAACAATTCTCTTTCAGCCATTGATAATGTAGAAAAAGATGCTAATCTAAACAAACATGAGAAGCTCAATATCTCCTCCAAAACCCAGAATCACCAAATCCATTAGCTTATCTTCTTCAGTGAGTGTTCTTAGAAAGAATTCAGAGAACAAAAAACAAGCCCACCAACCTTGATCTTCTTGAGCAGTTCATATCCTGTCATTTCAGGCATGGAGTAGTCTGTAATAATAAGATTCACCTTCAAACCCTGCAAACAACCCCATCAATCTTATCAACTACCAATAAATTAACTCAAAACACAACAACCAATTATCGATTCAAGAACAGATAACATTTCAATTCTCAACAAATGGTTAGAACAAGCGATTACTGAAATGAAGGGGAAATTTGCTTACACTACTAAACTGAACAGAATTTGTTTCCCCATCCAAACCCAGATACTGAAGAGCACTTCTCCCGCTCTCAACAGCAGTAACTGCAAAAACACCCAAATCCAATCCAATTCAAACGAACCCTATCCAAAATTCTCCAAAATACCACCACTCATTTACAATAATCTTCACCTTTACATGACGAGATCTTCAACAACCGCTCAATAAATTTCCGATCGACAAGGCTATCATCGACTGCAAGAACATGAAGCTGGGTCGAACCGCAACTACTACTCTGTTTCGAATCGTCGGAGACCCCAACAAGTCCGTCGACGGGGTTGCAGCGAAGGAGGTCAGGAACCGTCGCCATGGCCaggaaagagagagaagagaaaaggGTTGGTGATGGAAGATGAAAAATGGGGTCATCTTATAAGTGGGGGAAATGGGTTGGTTTAATTAATGGGGAGGAGTAAAAGCAGAGATTCTGAGGATCCAAAATTTCAGTGAGATCAAAGAGAAAGGGAGGAGAGGGGATTGTTTATTGTGATTCGGGAGAGAGAATCGAAATCCCCAGCGCAGAAAAGATTAGGGCCACTTGTCAATTGACGCCATGATCAGTCAAAACAAAAGGAAAGGGAAAGCAGAGTCAGAATCAAAGCACTGTACAGATTGGCCGTACGATTTATAAGTATAATGCCATCGCTTCGTTTCGGGTCCTCTGGTGCCGCTGTGCCCACTGACTTTCCAAATAGCCGCATACCGTTGACCATTACTATTCATTTCATTTCAACTTCCCTTCCCTAAACCCTAAttcattccttttcttttttttttttttaactattccCAAAATCTTGATATCTCTTCTTAAAGTAGATTCTACAAAATATAGGTTGGTTAGAGTACTAAAATGAGTTATTATAGTGTTAAATGATAGTGATAAATTTGTACTTCTTTTCGTACTATAACCATAATAATGATGTTACAATCAATGGGTCCCACCAAATGTTAAAAATTGACTTGGAAGTTGATTCCACATTTCATTAAGTAATCAAATAAGACTTActtttcatattattatttaagatAAAATTCTTCTTTACAGAACTGACTTTAATTGTATAAACTATTGAAGTTGAGTTGTTTAACAACCAGCTTATGAAGTTGGTAAGCCAATCACCTTGATTTCAAGCATGGTGTTAtatttttatcgatatttccatAATTATGGATTTGATATTGACATTAGGGATTGATTCATATGTCTATTATATTGTAAACTAATTTCTGAAACATaacaaataaacaataaaatgtcactaacgtaaatataatataaataataaatgcgTTGAATCTGTTTCAAAAGTATAAAACATTTagtcaaataattttttttatataactttgaattttttttataaaagatatTCATCagatatttttataaatgataCCATGCGTTTATGTCAATGTTAacatgacaatttttttttagtaatacgaaaaaagaggaagaaactTAAATAGATCTTAAATTATTACACACAATAGCATTGACCTATGAAGGGTAATCTTCAAGCACTAGAGACGTTGATTCATCGTGCATTGCAAGTCCGACCACGAGCAACAAATTTATAGTTACGTCGTCTAAAAGAGAAACCTAAAATAATGTTAATGTCATCGACAAAAGTTTGGATATTTCAAATCTTAATCttaaataagtttcaaaatgttataattttattaaaatgagGTACATAGAATTAAATACATAACGGATAAGGTTTTATTTACATGATATTCATTTATTGTAATGAGTTGTAATTATTCCAATCTTTCCTTACAAGCTGTTGTTGTCAAATTAAAAGCAATGTCAACTTTCAACGTATGTAATTGGGCGTGCACTTACATTCTTTAAAAATTACCCAAAAAagaggttttttctttttctttttatttttctttttctgggAGAGGATGAATGGTATTATAAAATAGGATTAGGATTAACTTTATTCACTGAATTGTACttcaaaacaatttaattaagtttttttttcgtCTTCCTTGTTTATTTCAACGGATAGGgtcgaatatatatatttatgatcGTTCAAATACATGCAATCTACTtcaaaatcaaaaaaaaaaaaaaaaaaaaacaatctttCGATAAGATCTTTATAGATTCAAACTAATTGtcttatcaaaataataaaaatgatccaattaaaaatagttgatgtatgaaatataaactttcaaatttgaatataacaaattaatcaaattaaaattaataccAATAGGtttaaggaaatttttttattaaattattatttaatttagttccctatattttttaagtttgttcaatttcaatCACTCTACTTATCCAATTTTAATCTTCGCGTTTTCAATTAATCTTAAAGTTAGTGAGGCTAGTTTAATATTgattgttaaaagaaaaaaaaaatgttgttatcgattagcatttttactataaagtttgaaaatatAGACACATGTCATATTTTCATGCATGATAATTATTAGGATaatatcattttttgtttttgagatttgaagttgATGTGTATTGAGTAggagtgttcaaaaaatccggtaacccgaccaacccgaattacccaacccaaaccgcaaggattggattggattaaaaatgttaaaaaatattaaattcaggTTGGGTCTTTGATTACCCAACCCTGAAATGGGGTAATCCAagactatatatataaataaaagtttaaaaaaaaacagttaaattaaaaaattaaaaaaatcaaatttaaaattaaaaaaaaaaaactcgatgaCCCAACTCGACCCAACccgaaaattttgggttggattgagttgggttgaccctccaaaaaaaactaatagagttcattattagccaaccctaggttggtccacaaaaatctACTAATCCGGATTATGTATACCCTTAGTATTgagttgaattttaaaaaaccaacactttttaaaattgttcaATAGTCTTTGAAACTACTTGGATAAAAATTAGTTAATTCATCATTTAACTGCCACATTATTTTTCTGTTCCTTAACTAATAGTCTAAATAGCCTCATAGATCGTTTCTAACTATTTTTAAAGCTTCACCCCACTAAAGTGTTGGCTTTGATGTTTTTGGATCAAATAGGTATGGACTTCAAACATGACCAAAAGTGTATTTTGGCCTAATTATAGAgatactaaatttaaattttattaaaattaagaccaactaaaatcgagttaattggagaaataaggtggttttagaaattaattaggaaaaaaaagtggttttcaaactattttggAAAAACAGTGTTTTTTGTccttattataatgtatctcttgaagagaaactttttataattttttttatctttttttttaccGGTCAACattcaattcattaatttttttttaaagatggtCGAATTGTCAAATCCATCTGAATGCGTCTGTTGAGCAGACACATTCAGACGCACCTTCATGAGGTCTGTGAGCGCTAGACCTCGTTGATGATGGCAAAAAACCATTTTTGTCAGTTTCTACTCcatttttccttaaattttgCCCCCCCCCCCAACAaatttttatcttcttcatATTTTTCCCCAACATCGGACAACTATTTTTATTTCACCACCTCTTTCATATTTTCTCCCCCAAACAGCCATCTTTTTGTATCTCCTTCATATTTTCTCTTCCaataaaccattttttttatggtCTTCTTTATATTTCTCCTCTCAAATTCAACAGCCATCTCAATTTTTACCATCTTCCTCGTCTTATTCATATTACTACTCAATTTCGGTGCAACAATTTTCTTTTGGTAAgtgaatatatttttgttatttaatggAAAATTAAGTTCCCCAAGATTTtgtactgattttttttttattattattattttacttacACTAGATATTATTTACGAGAAAAGTTTTACAAACGATCCttaaaaaattatgtaattagttatctacttttattattattattaatttgtttatcatgtatttagttattgatttttttttttagaaatattgaatgtttgaaaatcaaatttattttgggTTTTTATTGTTTGTTAGATTTACTTTGTGTTATATGCACTCTTATATTAGAATAAATTGTAAAtctattcaaatttttaatgaaGGACTAAGTTTAgcatccaaaataaaataagattcgAACTatacatgaaaaaaataatattttagtatttcatttatgttttaaaaaataaaaaataataacaaaatccCAAACTTTTTTCATTTAGAATTTTTACGTCTTGAAATAAAttatgaaacatgtttagtttAAAAAGTAACTTTAGTTTATGTACAGTAAATCGATAATAAGGGAGAAATAAATTGGGGGTGCGTCAATTTGGGATGTTGAAACAAATTTTCGCAACCTTATAATAGAGATGCTCGACTCTATTTACAGAATCTACAAGATAGGCTTGAATGATACTAGATTGCATATTTGctttatcaaattttaatttgagaaaatcgatAAATTTTGGTTGTTATTGGACCCCTTATTAACCACGGTGTAGATAATGAATCTGGATATATTGAATGGTATTCGACTGTGAGCAGATGATATATAACGAAAACAGAAGCATGCTATCACTTGTTGAGGTAtgagtttattatttactagaaatgtttgattttattgCTTAATTGCATATcaatataatttattaagtcatgagcttttttttttctccaattatTTTCCTGTCTAATTTACCAAATATGACATTATGTGCTACAAGGACCTTGCATAGACTCACCTTTATATATCAAGTGCAATATTTCGATGGTGATATTATGATCCAGCAAGATATCGGGATGTTCCTATTCCACCTAATGTTTAAAATGAATATCCAACAACCCCACTTGATCATTTTACACATAATTCCATTATGCCATCTCcctcaatatttgaatttttccaACAACTCTTAGTACACTAACTATGGAAGAAGGGCAAACTTCATAAATCTGTCAAGATATCTATGATCAATACGTGAAATATCAACATCGTGGCGAAGGTATACATTTTACAGATGAGGGCCAATCATCAAGTGTAAGAGGTCGTGGTGATCGTGGACACTATGTAACTTAACAAAATCGATTGGTCATGAATAAGAACATTGTAATTGTAATCAAATTCATTAATCAGATTCGagtaaaataaaatgcaatttTAGTCTACACCTCAAGCACATTAGCATCTTAAAGA comes from Benincasa hispida cultivar B227 chromosome 2, ASM972705v1, whole genome shotgun sequence and encodes:
- the LOC120071479 gene encoding two-component response regulator ARR5-like, which gives rise to MATVPDLLRCNPVDGLVGVSDDSKQSSSCGSTQLHVLAVDDSLVDRKFIERLLKISSCKVTAVESGRSALQYLGLDGETNSVQFSSGLKVNLIITDYSMPEMTGYELLKKIKESSAFREIPVVIMSSENILARIDSCLKEGAEEFIVKPVKLSDVKRLKDFIMEGENGGKKIGLKRKLHLDHDHNPLCLGSLVPSVTAFDHCQGFLQRSPPSLQPSPIIRSLKKPRFLNSN